In the genome of Chryseobacterium sp. 52, the window TATTTGAACATTATCTGCGATAAACCCTTTTACACTTCCTCTTTGTAATTTGGCCAGTTTCTTTTTTGCCCAAAACAATACGAACTCTTGCATATCAGAACAATCTAGAACTTCTTTGATAGTAACTTGTTGATTAGACTTTAATGTAGCAGGATTTGCTAGGTATATTTCATAAAGAAGATCAGTTAAATAGATTTCAAAATTGTCAGCACATGATGACAATAAAATACGTATTAGTATTTTACCCTCTTGATTTGTTGTCGGAACATCATATGAATCTGGATACAAAATATTGCCCAAATCGTCAATAATATTTAGAATTCCTGAATAATGATCAAGGAATTTAGATTTTGCCCCTGTACTTGAAGAACGAAAATTAATTATATCGGTATTTATTTTTGAAATTAAAGGAAGTCGATTTAATTTATTTTGTTTTATTTCTGGATTAGTCAGAACAATCTGTGATCCTTTTCTAGTATATATTTTATTCTCAAGGGTCACAGGAGATGCTAATTTCTTAGTCTGAATTACATATAACCTTTTTCCTTTGTAAGAGATGTATTCGTACTTAATAT includes:
- a CDS encoding helix-turn-helix domain-containing protein → MDAFKDFSEILDTPESEILEYKAVLPPARSLAQMIASFANSNGGTIVLGVHSANGEIKITGLSEDFHANSVTHKALDLLLPKPDIKYEYISYKGKRLYVIQTKKLASPVTLENKIYTRKGSQIVLTNPEIKQNKLNRLPLISKINTDIINFRSSSTGAKSKFLDHYSGILNIIDDLGNILYPDSYDVPTTNQEGKILIRILLSSCADNFEIYLTDLLYEIYLANPATLKSNQQVTIKEVLDCSDMQEFVLFWAKKKLAKLQRGSVKGFIADNVQIKDLNVLDNTQQDNIEKILQIRHLYAHRNGIVDEKFLQFYPGQHHINEEHQLSIVDMLGHFSYLLNIVDTIDKSSILKYQLATL